One Clavibacter zhangzhiyongii genomic region harbors:
- the galE gene encoding UDP-glucose 4-epimerase GalE, with protein sequence MTWLVTGGAGYIGSHVVSAFAKAGIDTVVLDDLSSGHASFVPEGVPFHRGSVLDRELLASILGSGDIRGVVHVAGYKYAGVSVQRPLHTYEQNVTATAVLLEEMETAGVDSIVFSSSAAVYGTTDVDLVDERTPKAPESPYGESKLIGEWLLRDQGVAAGLRHASLRYFNVVGSGEEGYFDTSPHNLFPLVFEALLAGRTPRIYGADYPTPDGTCVRDYIHVVDLAASHVAAALRLEAGEPVEPVYCLGSGAGVSVREIMTAIASATGIGFEPEVHDRRPGDPARIVASGELAARDLDWAMRHSLDDMVTSAWNARQAGSGL encoded by the coding sequence ATGACATGGTTGGTCACCGGCGGCGCCGGCTACATCGGTTCGCACGTCGTCTCCGCGTTCGCGAAGGCGGGCATCGACACCGTCGTCCTCGACGACCTCTCGAGCGGCCACGCGTCGTTCGTCCCCGAGGGCGTGCCCTTCCATCGCGGATCCGTGCTGGACCGGGAGCTGCTCGCGAGCATCCTCGGCTCGGGCGACATCCGCGGCGTCGTGCACGTGGCCGGCTACAAGTACGCCGGGGTCTCCGTGCAGCGACCCCTCCACACCTACGAGCAGAACGTGACCGCCACGGCCGTGCTCCTCGAGGAGATGGAGACGGCGGGCGTCGACAGCATCGTCTTCTCCTCCTCGGCCGCCGTGTACGGCACGACCGACGTCGACCTCGTCGACGAGCGCACCCCCAAGGCCCCCGAGTCGCCGTACGGGGAGTCCAAGCTCATCGGCGAGTGGCTGCTGCGCGACCAGGGCGTCGCGGCGGGCCTCCGCCACGCGTCGCTCCGCTACTTCAACGTCGTGGGATCCGGCGAGGAGGGCTACTTCGACACCAGCCCGCACAACCTCTTCCCGCTCGTCTTCGAGGCCCTGCTCGCCGGGCGCACGCCGCGGATCTACGGCGCGGACTACCCGACGCCCGACGGCACGTGCGTGCGCGACTACATCCACGTCGTCGACCTCGCCGCCTCGCACGTCGCGGCCGCCCTCCGCCTCGAGGCGGGGGAGCCCGTCGAGCCCGTCTACTGCCTCGGCAGCGGCGCCGGCGTGAGCGTCCGCGAGATCATGACGGCCATCGCGTCGGCCACGGGCATCGGCTTCGAGCCCGAGGTGCACGACCGCCGGCCGGGGGATCCGGCCCGCATCGTGGCCTCCGGCGAGCTCGCCGCGCGCGACCTCGACTGGGCCATGCGCCACTCGCTGGACGACATGGTGACGAGCGCCTGGAACGCCCGCCAGGCCGGTTCCGGGCTCTAG
- a CDS encoding WhiB family transcriptional regulator, producing the protein MALPEYHAGVPDDWFVDPVRLGVPGVRSVDDGNPLAWQADSLCAQTDPEAFFPEKGGSTRDAKKICGSCEVRSECLEYALENDERFGIWGGLSERERRKLRKRAV; encoded by the coding sequence ATGGCACTACCTGAGTACCACGCCGGAGTCCCCGACGACTGGTTCGTCGACCCCGTCCGACTCGGGGTCCCGGGCGTCCGCAGCGTCGACGACGGCAACCCGCTCGCCTGGCAGGCGGACTCGCTCTGCGCGCAGACCGACCCCGAGGCGTTCTTCCCCGAGAAGGGCGGATCCACCCGCGACGCCAAGAAGATCTGCGGCTCGTGCGAGGTCCGGTCCGAGTGCCTCGAGTACGCGCTGGAGAACGATGAGCGCTTCGGGATCTGGGGCGGCCTCTCCGAGCGCGAGCGCCGGAAGCTGCGCAAGCGCGCCGTCTGA
- a CDS encoding glycosyltransferase gives MQPRVTAILVAHEGAQFLDRTLQALAAQTRRPDQVVAVDLGSKDASAALLAASEPTRMVQAPARMTFGQAVDQAVRVIPAPEGDHELLWLLSADNAPAPDALERLLAAVEASPSVAVAGPKLMEWDHPDYIRELGRTLTTLGAAVPVVDGELDQAQYDDMSDVLAVAAGGMLVRHRLWDELDGFDDALPVEDDALDLCVRARLAGHRVVVVPAARVASAGSAAPGTAFLGRRTPRRRRRRLRRQAELHRRLAYAPPAAVPFHWLSLVPLAILRALLQMLRKRPTAAPGEIGAAVRVAVAPGRVRASRRRLAATRTAPWSSIASLRQPLAVGRRRRSLAREQYRVEHMGVSDGVEFLATGGGWTVLAALVVAAVMWLPRLTGTALSGGQLLPLGSSAGALWAQVGVGVRGSGAGPVAPSDPFAYVLAVLGSVTAWEPSLAVLGLFVGALPLAALAAWLCAAQLTRNSWLRALAALVWTLAPTLLVGLDEGRLPAVLAHLLLPWLALAVLRAPRSWSASAVAGILMAAVGASAPSLVPAMLVLWLVATVRAGRRAGRLVTIPVPLVALVAPLVAYRVMQGQPLALAADPAVPAAFTPADVPGLALGFPTAGLGGWTAFVEGLGLGLPAAVPLVVVAVLVAPLVLGAVAALFLRGSHRAALALAVTVLGFATAVLAVRTVVQSTGSDVVAVWPGSGLSLLWLGLAGALVLGFAALGRRSVVPGLAAAAALLILALPVVSASVAGSTAVRATQDTSLPGLVLAEAATDPSVGTLVLRAGGDGSLAADVERGAGRTLEQVSTVDTAIAPLTDTETRVAELAGNVSSRSGLDATEDLRTLGISYVLLAPPAGDADAAVHDRARAALDDDPVFTAVGQTEAGLLWRFVGSDALDVPVAGPGNLDDPGRIGVLAAQALVFALTLLLAIPTGSLAARSRPLPAYREPVVAPDARPADADEPRPEHDDRGTPAYLDEPTGTSVEAAAFGDIPQAGERRGDDDAAAPVASDRATDHASVAERGARPDHHDDTRRTDGQA, from the coding sequence ATGCAGCCACGAGTAACCGCGATCCTCGTCGCCCACGAGGGCGCGCAGTTCCTCGACCGGACCCTCCAGGCGCTCGCCGCGCAGACCCGGCGACCGGACCAGGTGGTCGCGGTCGACCTCGGCTCCAAGGACGCGTCGGCCGCCCTCCTCGCGGCGTCCGAGCCCACCCGCATGGTGCAGGCGCCCGCCCGCATGACCTTCGGGCAGGCGGTGGACCAGGCCGTGCGCGTGATCCCCGCACCCGAGGGCGACCACGAGCTGCTCTGGCTGCTCTCCGCCGACAACGCGCCCGCGCCCGACGCCCTCGAGCGCCTGCTCGCCGCCGTCGAGGCCTCGCCCAGCGTCGCGGTCGCCGGTCCGAAGCTCATGGAGTGGGACCACCCCGACTACATCCGCGAGCTCGGCCGCACGCTCACCACGCTCGGCGCCGCCGTGCCCGTCGTCGACGGCGAGCTCGACCAGGCGCAGTACGACGACATGAGCGACGTGCTCGCCGTCGCCGCGGGCGGGATGCTCGTGCGGCACCGCCTCTGGGACGAGCTCGACGGCTTCGACGACGCGCTGCCCGTGGAGGACGACGCGCTCGACCTGTGCGTGCGCGCCCGCCTCGCCGGCCACCGCGTCGTGGTCGTGCCGGCCGCGCGGGTCGCCTCCGCGGGATCCGCCGCCCCCGGCACCGCCTTCCTCGGCCGCCGCACGCCGCGTCGCCGCCGTCGTCGCCTGCGCCGGCAGGCCGAGCTGCACCGCCGCCTCGCGTACGCGCCGCCCGCCGCCGTCCCGTTCCACTGGCTCTCGCTCGTGCCGCTCGCGATCCTGCGCGCCCTGCTGCAGATGCTCCGGAAGCGGCCGACCGCCGCGCCCGGCGAGATCGGGGCCGCGGTGCGCGTCGCGGTGGCGCCCGGCCGCGTCCGCGCCAGCCGCCGCCGCCTCGCCGCCACGCGGACGGCGCCCTGGTCGAGCATCGCCTCGCTGCGCCAGCCGCTCGCGGTCGGCCGACGGCGGAGATCGCTCGCCCGCGAGCAGTACCGCGTCGAGCACATGGGCGTCTCGGACGGCGTCGAGTTCCTCGCCACGGGCGGCGGCTGGACCGTGCTCGCGGCGCTCGTCGTCGCCGCGGTCATGTGGCTGCCGCGCCTCACGGGCACCGCGCTCTCGGGCGGGCAGCTGCTGCCGCTCGGGTCGAGCGCCGGCGCGCTGTGGGCGCAGGTCGGCGTCGGCGTCCGCGGATCCGGCGCGGGGCCCGTCGCCCCCTCCGACCCGTTCGCGTACGTCCTCGCGGTCCTCGGCAGCGTCACCGCCTGGGAGCCGTCGCTCGCCGTGCTCGGCCTCTTCGTCGGCGCGCTGCCGCTCGCCGCGCTGGCCGCCTGGCTGTGCGCCGCGCAGCTCACCCGCAACTCCTGGCTGCGCGCCCTCGCCGCCCTCGTCTGGACGCTCGCGCCCACCCTGCTGGTGGGGCTCGACGAGGGCCGCCTGCCCGCCGTGCTCGCGCACCTGCTGCTGCCGTGGCTCGCGCTCGCGGTGCTGCGCGCGCCGCGCTCGTGGTCGGCGTCGGCCGTCGCCGGGATCCTCATGGCCGCCGTCGGGGCCTCCGCGCCCTCGCTCGTGCCGGCGATGCTCGTGCTCTGGCTGGTCGCCACGGTGCGGGCCGGCCGTCGCGCCGGACGGCTCGTGACGATCCCCGTGCCGCTCGTCGCGTTGGTCGCGCCGCTCGTCGCGTACCGCGTCATGCAGGGGCAGCCGCTCGCCCTCGCCGCGGATCCCGCCGTCCCGGCCGCGTTCACCCCGGCCGACGTGCCCGGGCTCGCGCTCGGCTTCCCGACCGCCGGCCTCGGCGGCTGGACCGCCTTCGTCGAGGGGCTGGGGCTCGGCCTGCCCGCCGCGGTGCCGCTCGTCGTGGTGGCCGTCCTCGTGGCGCCGCTCGTGCTGGGCGCCGTCGCCGCCCTCTTCCTCCGCGGATCGCACCGCGCGGCCCTCGCCCTGGCCGTGACGGTGCTGGGGTTCGCGACCGCCGTGCTCGCGGTGCGCACCGTCGTGCAGTCGACCGGATCCGACGTCGTCGCGGTCTGGCCCGGATCCGGCCTCAGCCTCCTGTGGCTCGGCCTCGCGGGCGCCCTCGTGCTCGGCTTCGCCGCGCTCGGCCGTCGTTCCGTCGTGCCGGGGCTCGCCGCCGCGGCCGCCCTCCTGATCCTCGCGCTGCCCGTCGTCTCGGCCTCGGTCGCGGGATCCACCGCCGTGCGCGCCACGCAGGACACCTCGCTGCCCGGCCTCGTGCTCGCGGAGGCGGCGACGGACCCGTCCGTCGGCACGCTCGTGCTGCGGGCGGGAGGCGACGGATCCCTGGCCGCCGACGTCGAGCGCGGCGCCGGCCGCACGCTCGAGCAGGTGTCCACCGTCGACACCGCCATCGCGCCGCTGACCGACACCGAGACGCGCGTCGCCGAGCTCGCGGGCAACGTCTCGTCGCGCTCCGGGTTGGACGCCACGGAGGACCTGAGGACGCTCGGCATCAGCTACGTGCTCCTCGCGCCGCCGGCGGGCGACGCGGACGCCGCCGTGCACGACCGCGCCCGCGCCGCCCTCGACGACGACCCGGTGTTCACGGCCGTCGGCCAGACGGAGGCGGGCCTGCTGTGGCGCTTCGTCGGCAGCGACGCGCTCGACGTCCCGGTGGCCGGACCGGGCAACCTCGACGACCCGGGTCGCATCGGGGTGCTGGCGGCGCAGGCCCTGGTGTTCGCGCTCACGCTGCTCCTCGCGATCCCCACGGGCAGCCTGGCCGCGCGCAGCCGCCCGCTGCCCGCCTACCGCGAGCCGGTCGTCGCCCCCGACGCGCGTCCCGCGGACGCGGACGAGCCGCGCCCCGAGCACGACGACCGCGGGACGCCCGCGTACCTGGACGAGCCGACGGGCACGAGCGTGGAGGCCGCGGCCTTCGGCGACATCCCGCAGGCGGGGGAGCGCCGTGGCGACGACGACGCGGCCGCGCCCGTGGCGTCCGACCGCGCGACCGACCACGCGTCCGTCGCCGAGCGCGGCGCCCGACCGGATCACCATGACGACACCAGGAGGACCGATGGCCAGGCGTGA
- a CDS encoding DUF5719 family protein: protein MARRDAVRIATRVTTGIAGVAVLGVVVAGALLLPPASGGTAAPSVLVTPVATDQQRVCPGALLRPPEADAQATTSAVAVGSAAVTSGSATGDAAAGGPAVRTSRIQAPDVQGSASAEAQVLAIAGAVDAQPTDLAGAASQIATEPDLAGLAAAPCSEATADSWLVGGATTTGRTTFVVLDNPSGVSSTVDLAITGEDGAVSAPGASGIAVPAGARRVLSLAGLAPDLSAPAVHVQSRGGQVVATLEQTTVRGLLAGGVDWIGPAAAPSTALTMTGLRIDTQAAAAPAPAEGEQAAGDDASGSAPGAGADVGTDPDRETAVRILVPGTTDADVSVSIAPEDGTDGTGTTFTVQADAGSTTDLPVADLPDGRYSVTVQSSVPVTGAVRSVSGAAEGGATDFAWVPSADPLTRDALVSVPAGPAPLLHVRNPGSADATVTARPTDGSEPVELAVPAGSAASVAVTAGRTYLLEGATGLTATVTLAEPGRSASLPVVPVLPAADPLRVHP from the coding sequence ATGGCCAGGCGTGACGCCGTGCGCATCGCGACGCGCGTGACCACCGGGATCGCCGGGGTGGCGGTGCTCGGCGTCGTCGTCGCCGGAGCCCTCCTGCTCCCGCCCGCGTCCGGCGGGACGGCGGCGCCGTCCGTGCTCGTGACGCCCGTGGCCACCGACCAGCAGCGCGTCTGCCCCGGCGCCCTCCTCCGGCCGCCCGAGGCCGACGCGCAGGCGACCACCAGCGCCGTCGCCGTCGGGAGCGCCGCCGTCACGAGCGGATCCGCGACCGGCGACGCCGCCGCGGGCGGGCCCGCGGTCCGCACCTCCCGCATCCAGGCGCCCGACGTCCAGGGCTCCGCGTCCGCGGAGGCCCAGGTCCTCGCGATCGCGGGCGCGGTCGACGCGCAGCCCACCGACCTCGCGGGCGCCGCGTCGCAGATCGCCACCGAGCCCGACCTCGCCGGTCTCGCCGCCGCGCCGTGCTCCGAGGCCACCGCTGACTCGTGGCTCGTCGGCGGCGCCACCACGACCGGCCGCACCACGTTCGTCGTGCTCGACAATCCGTCGGGCGTGTCCTCCACGGTCGACCTCGCCATCACGGGCGAGGACGGCGCCGTCAGCGCCCCCGGCGCGAGCGGCATCGCGGTGCCGGCGGGCGCGCGCCGCGTCCTCAGCCTCGCCGGCCTCGCACCCGACCTCAGCGCGCCGGCCGTGCACGTGCAGAGCCGCGGCGGCCAGGTCGTCGCGACGCTCGAGCAGACCACCGTGCGCGGGCTGCTGGCGGGCGGCGTCGACTGGATCGGCCCGGCCGCCGCGCCGTCCACCGCCCTGACCATGACGGGCCTCCGCATCGACACCCAGGCGGCCGCCGCCCCCGCACCCGCCGAGGGCGAGCAGGCGGCCGGCGACGACGCGTCCGGATCCGCCCCCGGTGCGGGCGCCGACGTCGGCACCGACCCCGACCGCGAGACCGCCGTCCGGATCCTCGTGCCCGGCACGACCGACGCCGACGTGAGCGTGAGCATCGCGCCCGAGGACGGCACCGACGGCACCGGCACGACCTTCACCGTCCAGGCTGACGCCGGCAGCACGACCGACCTCCCCGTCGCCGACCTGCCGGACGGCCGCTACTCCGTCACCGTGCAGAGCTCCGTGCCCGTCACCGGCGCCGTGCGCAGCGTCTCCGGCGCGGCGGAGGGCGGCGCGACCGACTTCGCGTGGGTGCCGTCCGCGGATCCGCTCACGCGCGACGCCCTCGTCTCCGTGCCCGCGGGTCCGGCCCCGCTCCTGCACGTGCGCAACCCCGGCTCCGCCGACGCGACCGTGACCGCGCGGCCGACCGACGGGTCCGAGCCGGTCGAGCTGGCGGTGCCCGCGGGATCCGCCGCCTCCGTCGCCGTGACCGCGGGCCGCACCTACCTGCTGGAGGGCGCGACGGGACTCACCGCGACCGTGACGCTCGCCGAGCCCGGCCGTTCCGCGTCGCTGCCCGTGGTGCCGGTGCTCCCGGCGGCCGACCCGCTGCGCGTCCACCCCTGA
- a CDS encoding metallopeptidase family protein — protein sequence MPRSRRRGGHVSIRGSWRDRHGRGLRSPVTGPELPVLRTRADLFDQTIASAAEYLRGLWPEELERVSFEVAALPAQNSERDGIDRWSVLVDERRVIFYRLPIERLAHLHEDDEHHQRALVEGCVFRAVAEMLGKDPWDLAPDRYDPH from the coding sequence ATGCCACGATCGCGCCGCCGGGGAGGCCACGTCTCCATCCGGGGCTCCTGGCGGGATCGGCACGGCCGCGGCCTCCGCTCGCCCGTCACCGGGCCCGAGCTGCCGGTGCTCCGCACGCGCGCCGACCTGTTCGACCAGACCATCGCGTCCGCCGCCGAGTACCTGCGCGGGCTCTGGCCCGAGGAGCTCGAGCGCGTCTCGTTCGAGGTCGCCGCGCTGCCCGCCCAGAACAGCGAGCGGGACGGGATCGACCGCTGGAGCGTGCTCGTCGACGAGCGCCGCGTCATCTTCTACCGCCTGCCCATCGAGCGCCTCGCGCACCTGCACGAGGACGACGAGCACCACCAGCGCGCGCTCGTCGAGGGCTGCGTGTTCCGCGCCGTCGCCGAGATGCTCGGCAAGGACCCGTGGGACCTCGCGCCCGACAGGTACGACCCGCACTAG
- a CDS encoding DUF3499 family protein translates to MTNRPCSRVGCTGGATTTLTYVYADSMAVLGPLSHDSEPHSYDLCDRHAARLSAPQGWQIVRHGVLGEVGFGA, encoded by the coding sequence ATGACGAACAGGCCCTGCTCCCGCGTCGGCTGCACCGGCGGCGCCACGACCACCCTCACCTACGTCTACGCGGATTCCATGGCCGTGCTCGGTCCCCTCAGCCACGACTCCGAGCCCCACAGCTACGACCTCTGCGACCGCCACGCGGCGCGGCTCTCGGCGCCGCAGGGCTGGCAGATCGTCCGGCACGGGGTGCTCGGTGAGGTAGGTTTCGGAGCATGA
- a CDS encoding phosphomannomutase/phosphoglucomutase, translating into MTTTAAETLTAIVKTYDVRGLVGSQLTEELVTALGAGFVDELGAAGSEVVVGHDMRDSSPSFAQAFAKGATARGGNVLLIGLCSTDETYFASGSLDAPAVMFTASHNPATYNGLKFSRAGAQGISLDTGLAAIRDRAIGFLADGIAPVEPAGTVRERDVLADYAGYLRQLVDLSGIRPLRVVVDAGNGMGGMTVPAVLGTAAGLPELPIEIIPLYFELDGTFPNHEANPLEPANLVDLQKAVVEHGADLGLAFDGDADRCFVVDEKGRAVTPSAVAAVVALREISRVKAQSPDEEVTVLHNLITSRIVPETIEAAGATAVRTRVGHSLIKDQMAATGAVFGGEHSAHYYFRDFWGADNGMLAAMHLLAEFGQSDGLMSDLSARYTPYALSGEINSTVDDVPAAYERIVEAFRGRGEFDELDGLTVDGPVEDDGAFWWFSVRPSNTEPLLRLNVEASTEERMAALRDELLGLIRGA; encoded by the coding sequence ATGACGACGACTGCCGCCGAGACGCTGACCGCCATAGTGAAGACCTACGACGTGAGAGGTCTCGTCGGGAGCCAGCTGACCGAGGAGCTCGTCACGGCCCTCGGCGCCGGCTTCGTCGACGAGCTGGGCGCCGCCGGCAGCGAGGTCGTCGTCGGCCACGACATGCGGGACTCCTCGCCGTCGTTCGCCCAGGCGTTCGCGAAGGGCGCCACCGCCCGCGGCGGGAACGTCCTCCTCATCGGCCTCTGCTCCACGGACGAGACCTACTTCGCGTCGGGATCCCTCGACGCCCCCGCGGTCATGTTCACCGCGAGCCACAACCCGGCCACCTACAACGGCCTCAAGTTCTCCCGCGCCGGCGCCCAGGGCATCAGCCTGGACACGGGCCTCGCCGCCATCCGCGACCGCGCCATCGGCTTCCTCGCCGACGGTATCGCGCCGGTCGAGCCCGCCGGCACCGTGCGCGAGCGCGACGTGCTCGCCGACTACGCGGGCTACCTCCGCCAGCTCGTCGACCTGTCCGGCATCCGCCCGCTGCGCGTCGTCGTCGACGCCGGCAACGGCATGGGCGGCATGACCGTCCCCGCCGTGCTCGGCACCGCGGCCGGCCTGCCCGAGCTGCCCATCGAGATCATCCCGCTGTACTTCGAGCTCGACGGCACCTTCCCGAACCACGAGGCGAACCCGCTCGAGCCCGCCAACCTGGTCGACCTGCAGAAGGCCGTCGTCGAGCACGGCGCCGACCTCGGCCTCGCCTTCGACGGCGACGCGGACCGCTGCTTCGTGGTCGACGAGAAGGGCCGCGCGGTCACGCCGAGCGCCGTCGCCGCCGTCGTCGCGCTGCGCGAGATCTCGCGCGTGAAGGCGCAGTCGCCGGACGAGGAGGTCACCGTGCTGCACAACCTCATCACCTCGCGCATCGTGCCCGAGACCATCGAGGCCGCGGGCGCCACGGCGGTGCGCACGCGCGTCGGCCACTCCCTCATCAAGGACCAGATGGCCGCCACGGGCGCCGTCTTCGGCGGCGAGCACTCCGCGCACTACTACTTCCGCGACTTCTGGGGCGCCGACAACGGCATGCTCGCGGCGATGCACCTGCTCGCCGAGTTCGGCCAGAGCGACGGCCTCATGTCCGACCTCTCCGCGCGCTACACGCCGTACGCGCTGTCGGGCGAGATCAACAGCACGGTCGACGACGTGCCCGCCGCGTACGAGCGCATCGTTGAGGCGTTCCGCGGCCGCGGCGAGTTCGACGAGCTGGACGGCCTCACGGTCGACGGCCCGGTCGAGGACGACGGCGCGTTCTGGTGGTTCAGCGTCCGGCCCTCCAACACCGAGCCGCTCCTGCGCCTCAACGTCGAGGCGTCGACCGAGGAGCGCATGGCCGCCCTCCGCGACGAGCTCCTGGGGCTGATCCGCGGGGCCTGA
- a CDS encoding metal-sensitive transcriptional regulator: MVGYSEGKDDILKRLRRAEGQVRGIERMVESDTYCIDVLTQVSAVTRAMETVALKLLDDHLAHCLAEAAREGGQVAEDKVREASAAIARLVRS; this comes from the coding sequence ATGGTCGGGTACAGCGAGGGCAAGGACGACATCCTCAAGCGGCTGCGCCGTGCGGAGGGGCAGGTGCGCGGCATCGAGCGCATGGTCGAGTCCGACACGTACTGCATCGACGTGCTGACCCAGGTGTCCGCCGTCACGCGGGCCATGGAGACCGTCGCCCTCAAGCTGCTCGACGACCACCTCGCGCACTGCCTCGCCGAGGCCGCGCGCGAGGGCGGCCAGGTCGCCGAGGACAAGGTGCGCGAGGCCTCCGCGGCCATCGCGCGGCTCGTCCGGTCCTGA
- a CDS encoding heavy-metal-associated domain-containing protein has protein sequence MTTTTFPVTGMTCAHCVASVTEEVGELPGVASVAVDLVVGGASTVTVESDGPLDPAAVRAAVDEAGYVAEV, from the coding sequence ATGACCACCACGACCTTCCCCGTCACCGGCATGACCTGCGCGCACTGCGTCGCGAGCGTCACCGAGGAGGTCGGCGAGCTGCCGGGCGTCGCGTCCGTGGCCGTCGACCTCGTCGTCGGCGGCGCGTCGACCGTCACCGTCGAGAGCGACGGCCCGCTCGACCCCGCGGCCGTCCGCGCGGCGGTCGACGAGGCCGGATACGTCGCGGAGGTCTGA